The region GCCTGCTCGGTCGCACCTTGGGCCATCTGCTCGGAGGTGGAGGAGAGTTGCTGACTGCCCGCCGCCACCTGGGCCGACGCCTTGAGCGCCTCGGAGACCATGGTGCGCAGGTTGGCGGTCATGGCGTTGAGGGAGACCACCAAGTCCTTGATCTCGTCGTTGCTGTTCACTTCCAGGGTTTGTTCCAGATCGCCGTGGGCCACGGCATGGGCGAGCCCCACCACCTTGCCCAAACCCCGACCGATCGAGCTGGCCATCCAAAACGCCACGCCCGCACTCACCACGATGGTCGCCCCCAAGATCGAGACCAAGACCACCATCATGGTGTCGTAGGCTTGGAAATTACTCTTCATCTCCTGGGCCATTTGATTGCGGGCCAGAGACACCAAAGCCTGGATCGGCTCTTCGATCGCCCGCCCCAGACGCATCCCTTCCGTAGACAGCAGAGCATAGGCCCGATCCATGGACTTCTGCCCCCCAAGGGTCCGCACCTCGACCGAAAAATTCCAGTAGGCCGATACCAATTGACGCAGGGCTCGCCCCTCGGGTTGATCCAACAGACCGGGTATTTTCTCCAGGGCGGCCAAGGACTCCTTGAGGCTCCCCCCCAGCCGCTCCGCCTCGGCGTTAAAAGCCTGAATCGCCTTGTCATCACGACTAATGGTCACCGACTGGTCTTGATCCTTGAGCATGCGGAAGTCATCAAGGAGGTGGTAAAGGGTCAACGCCACGTCCGTGTTGCCTCGGAGCTGGGCGCTTTTGATCATTCCCTCTAGGGTCTCCGAGAGTTGGCCCGAAAGCTCCCGTCCTCGCGTCGCCAGAAGCCGCCCAGCCCGGTAGTCGCTGTTTTGCAAGGCAAAGTCGAGGATCTTTTCGGCCATATCTTCATACTGCTCTAGAAGCGTCTCGATCGCGACCAAAGCCTTGCGTCCTTCCTCGGTGACGATCAAGGGACGGATCCCTTCAACGTGGGTGCGCATATCCTTGAGACGGTCTTCCAACTCCTGCTGGAACCGGTGGATTTCATCCTCGTCATTGGAGAGCAAGGCATTCCGCACGGCCCGGGTCAAAGCCAGAAAATCCGCCTCAGCCTCCAAAGATAACACGGCTTTCTCGGCGGCGTTTTCAACAATAAAGACCGTGCGACTGTTCATCCCTTCCATGGCACTCAGGCCCAGCAAGGAGGAAATACCGGCCAGTACGATGACAAGGGCAAAAGAGGCGGCCAGCTTGGCCTTGATGGTGATGCGCATGGTCTCTGTTCCCTGGTCTGAGGGGATCGGTGGCAAGGGGGACCCGCCCGAAAACCGTCCGGGCTTTACCTTGTCTTCCCCGACAGGGAGAGGCTCTGCCGGTTCCCTTGTCCTTGGGGGGCAAGAGAACCGGGGATATTTCCCTTAACCGTAGGGGATACGGCACCAACCAACTAAATCCCACTCAGGGTCCAACGCGTCATCATAACAAATCTAGACGAACTGGGCTGTATGGGGTGGCGGGGAAGACGTGCGCTCAATAACGCTGGTAGTGTTCATCCTCCGTATCACTGTCGTCAAGTGCCAGAACAAAGCCCTTGGCATTCGTCGGCACATTTTCTTTCGCTGCCGCAGGCTTGGCCGCCTTGTCCTGCCCTAAGTGAGAGATTTTAGGCTTGCGGGCCGGCGCCTTTTGCGCCCGGCGGACCGAGCGGGCGCCCTCGTCGCCAATACGGAAGAAGGCCATGGTGGCTTCCAGTTGCTCGGCTTGGGCCGCCAGTTCCTCCGATGTAGCCGACATCTGCTCCGAAGCGCTGGCGTTTTGCTGGGTCACCTGATCGAGTTGGCGGATGGCCGTGTTGATTTGTTCAGCGCCCACGTTTTGCTCGCGGGCCGCCGCGCTGATCTCCTCGACCAGATCGGCGGTGCGCCGGATATCGGGCACCAGCTTGGTCAGCATCTGGCCGGCCTCGGCCGAAATGGCGAGGGTGTCCGAGGAGAGGACCATGATTTCGGAGGCGGCCGCTTGGCTCCGCTCGGCCAGTTTGCGCACCTCGGAGGCCACCACGGCAAAGCCCTTGCCGTGCTCGCCGGCCCGGGCCGCCTCAATGGCCGCGTTGAGGGCCAGCAGGTCGGTCTGACGGGCGATTTCCTGCACAATGTTGATCTTCTGGGCGATGGTGCGCATAGCTTCCACCGCCTTGGTCACCGACTGGCCGCTCAGTTCCGCATCCGAAGCCGACTGCCGCGCGATCTTTTCCGTTTCGCTGGCATTGTCCGAGCTTTGCTTGATGGTCGAGACCATCTCTTCCATCGACGACGAGGCTTCCTCGGCCGCCGAGGCCTGCTCGGTGGCGCCCTGAGCCATCTGCTCGGAGGTGGATGACAGTTGCTGGCTGCCCGAGGAGACCTGCCCCGCCGCCGTCAGGGCCTCGGTCACCACCGTGCGCAAGCGCTCCAGCATGGTTTCCAAGGCAATGCCCAGCACATCGCGGTCCGACAGGCGCTGGGCATTGACCGTCAGGTTGCCCCGCGCAATCTCATCGGCGACCTGCGCCACCGCATTCAAATTAGCCGTCATGCCGTTGAGCGCCGAGACCACGTCCTTGATTTCGTCGTTGGTGGTCACGTGGATCGTCTGCGATAGATCCCCCAGCGCCACCGCGTTGGCAAGCCCCACCGCCTTGGACAGTCCGCGACTGATCGACAACGCAATCCAGGTCGCAACACTCAAGCTGATCACAATGGTGGCGACCAAGATGGTGATCATCACCACCGTGGTCAGGTTGTAGGCTTCAACATTATTCTCCATCTCTCCCGTCATTTGGGAGCGCGATACGGTGACCAAGTCGTTGATGGGCACCTCCACGGCGTTGCCCAAGCGCTGGCCATCGGTGGTTAATAAGGTGAAAGCCTTGTCGTTGGTGTTAAGGGAGGCGAGGGCACGAACTTCTTGGGAAAAGGCGGCGTAGGCCGGCAACGCTGCGCGCAGAACCCGGACGTCGCCTTGGTCGGTGCTGCTTGCCACCTGCTCGATTTCCAAGACGAACTCCTTGAAGCCCGCTAGGAGAGCATTCGCCTCGGCATTGAGCCCTTCCATTTCGCGCTCGTTCGGGGACAAAATGATGGAACGCTCCAAAACCTGGAGATGATTAAGCTGGGCCAGGATCGATGTTAGAACAAGGGCGCCTTGCGAGTTCCCTCGGCTTTCAGCATTCTTAATCAATGTATTCAACGCCCCAGAAACCTGGGCGAACAAATCATTACCGCGCGCCTTGATGAGTTGGCTTGCTTTAAAATTAGAGTTTTCTAAAGACAGGCCAATAACTTTGTTGGTCATTGCCTTGTATTCTACAATTGCCGCCTCAATAGAAGTGATAGCTTTTCGTCCCTCCGGAGAAATAATCAAGGGGCGAATAGAGTCCAACTTAGCTTCAATAGCTACAATTTTTGTTTCAACTTCATCCTTGAAGCGGAGCATTTCTGATTCATCGTTGGTTATCAGTACATTGCGCAACGCCCGAGCCGTTTGAAAAAACAGGCTTTGAATTTCCAGCGTGCGCATCGCCTTTTCGGCGGCGTTCTCGATAATAAAGGTGGTGCGGTTGTTCATGCCGGCCATGGACGACAGGCCAAAGATCGACGAAACGCCGGCCAGAACGATGATAAGTGCGAACGCGGCGGCCAATTTTAGTTTGATAGTGATGCGCATCTTCATCCCCATCGGTGGAGTGATGGCTCCCCCCGTTCTGGCGGGGCGCCTTCAGGCCAAGGCTTGTTTTTCAAGGCTCTTTTCGCGACGGGGGACTGGGAAGGAGGCACCTCCCCGGCCTTTATCCTGGCACCCCCTGCCACACACCCGTTCCCACGGTGACCAGAGCCCGCTTTGACGTTGGTTACGATGCCGCCCGGTCGGGGCTGGCAAACACACGGTCCATATCGAGGATGACGATAAAGCCCTGCTCAGACTTGCCGATGCCGCGGATAAACTCCGAGCGCCAGACAATGCCCACCGACGGCGCGTCTTCCAGGGTCGAGAAATCGATTTCCATGACCCCAAAGACCTTGTCGGCCAGGATGCCCACCAGGGTTTCTTCCCCGTCGAGACGGATGGACAAAACGACAATGCGCGAATCCAGGGTAATCTCGTCGCGCCCCGAGAGCCCCAGGCGGACCTTGAGGTCCACCACAGGCACCACCTTGCCCCGGACGTTGAGCAATCCCTTGATAAAGGTGCTGCTGTTGGGAACCTCGGTGAGGGCGACCACATCAAGGATTTCCAAAACAATGCCGGCATCCAGGGCAAAAACGTTGCCAGCCAGGGCCATGGACAACACCGAGGTCGTCTGTCCCGAGCCGGTGCCCGAGGCGACAACGGCCCGCCCGCCCTGGGGAACGGGAAGGCTGGAGGAAGGTCCGGTCATCAGCGTGTCTCCCCAAGAGCGAGCCGACGGTCCTCGCCCACGCCTTGACCCATTTCGATCAGGCGCGGCACATCCATGATCAAAGCGACGGTGCCGTCCCCCAAGATGGTTGCCCCGGAGAACTCCCGCACGTCGGCCAGCAGCTTGCCCAGGCTTTTGATCACCGTCTGGTGCTGGCCCACCACCTGATCGACCACCAATCCAATCCGGGCCGTGCCCGAGGACACCACCACGACTTTTGGATAAGGATCGGGCGGTGTCCCGACGCGGAAGCGCTCGCGCAGGCGCAAGAAGGGCACCAACGCGCCGCGGATGTTGAGGAAATCGCAGCCCCCGTCATTGTCGTGGGCATCGACCGAAAGTTCCACGCACTCCTCAACCGTCGAGAGCGGCAGGACATACAGCCCCCGGCCCACCCGCACCAGCAGGCCATCGATGATGGCCAGGGTCAGCGGCAGCTTCAGAAGGATCACCGTTCCCTGTCCCGGGGTTGAGCGAACTTCAATGGTGCCGCGCAGGGCGTCGATGGTGCGCTTGACCACATCCATCCCCACGCCCCGGCCCGACACCGCACTGACCTCGCGTGCCGTCGAAAACCCGGGGTGAAAAACGAAGGCCAGCAGATCACTGTCCGAGATCTGGGTGTCTGGCGCCAGCAAGCCGCGCTCCTCGGCCTTGGCCCGAATGGCGGCCCGGTTCATGCCCCGGCCGTCGTCGGTGATGCTGATCAGCACTTGCGCGCCCGAGTGCACGGCAGAAAGATGGATGCTTCCAACCTCGGGCTTGCCGACCCGGCGGCGTTCGTCGGCGGCTTCCAGACCGTGATCGATGCAGTTGCGCACCAAATGGACCAGGGGGTCGTTGAGGCGCTCGATCACCGTCTTGTCGAGTTCCGACTCTTCGCCATCCATAGTCAGTTCGACCATCTTGCCCAAGGAGCGCGACACGTCGCGCACCACGCGGCGGAAGCGGCCGAACAAGGTGCCAATGGGGACCATGCGGATGCTCATGGTCGTCTCGCGCAAGTCCGAGGACAGGCGTTCGATTTCCTCGGCGACCGCGCGCAGGTTCAGGTCCTCGCTGCGGGCGACGAGCTGACGCAGCCGGGCCTGGGCGATCACCAGTTCGCCCACCTGATCCATCAAGCTGTCCAGCCGCTCGGCCTGGACGCGCAAACTGCCGTGCCCGCTGTCGGCCTGGGCGGCGGCTCGCGTGTCCTCGCGGCCCTTGGCCTGTTCGACCAAGGCCGAGACCACTTTTTCCGGCGAGACCTGCCCCGCCTGGATCAGGAGTTCGCCCACCGGGCGTTGTTGCACCAGGGCAGCTTCCAGGTGCTCCTTGTCCACATCGCCGCGCGCCACCAAGATCTCGCCCAGCCGCTTGGGGCCGGCTTCAACGACCAGGGGCTCGATGCTGATGGTGGCGTCGTCGGCCACAAATAAAAAGACGTCATCAAGGGCGCTGCGCGGCTCGTTGGTGGTGAGAACGATGTCCCACTCCATATAGCAGGCCACCGGATCCAGGTGCTCCAGCGGCGGGATCGCCTCGGGCAGCGCCACCACCACGGTTTCGCCCAGGGCCCGCAGTTCATCGAGAAGGCGCAGGCAGTTGGTGCCGAAGGCCATGACCTGCGGGGCGAGTTTCAGGCGGATGCGCCAGTGCCGCGGGCCCTCGTCGGACGGCGGCGGCGGCGGGGACGCACTGGGCCCTTTGTCCTTTTTGGTCTGGGGCACATGGGTCGCCAGCCGGGCAAGCAGATCGCGCTCGCGCTCTTTGTTTTCCTGGCCGGCCAGCAGGTCGCGGATATGGTCCAGCGCGGCCAGGGTCACTTCCAGGAGGCCCGGGGAGACGGGGATTTCGCCGTCCCGGGCTCGTTGAAACGCCGTCTCGACGTGGTGGGTGAAGTCCGCCACTTGCGTGAAGCCAAACACCGCGCCCGAGCCCTTGATGGTGTGCAGGGCTCGGAACACCCGATTGATTTGGTCGGGGGCGTCGGGATTGGTTTCCAGGTCGAGAAGGCCGGTTTCCATGTCCGCCAGGAGGTCTTCCGCCTCGGCGAGATAGACTTCGGCATGCGAGGAGGGTCCGGCGTTCATGGCTCAGGCCTTTCACCCCAGGAATTTTTTGACAACGGCCAGCAGTTGGTCTTGCTGAAACGGCTTGACGATCCAGCCCGACGCGCCGGCGGCCTTGGCCTGCGCCTTTTTTGATTCTTCCGACTCTGTGGTCAGGAAAATAATCGGTGAGAATTTGTGCGAGGGCAGCTTGCGCACCTCGGTAATGAGTTGCAGGCCATCCATGTTGGGCATGTTAAGGTCGGTGATGATCATGTCGGCGCCGCCCGCCCCCAGTTTGTCCAGGGCATCCTTGCCGTCCACGGCGGTCTTGACCTGATAGCCGGCGGATTCCAGCGTAAAGGCCACCATCTGGCGAATGCTGGCCGAATCATCGACCGTAAGAATTGTCTTCCCCATAACCTTGCTTACTCCCCTGCCCAAAATGGATTGACCCAGCCCAACGCCACGCCCCCCGGATGCGCAAGACCCGCCGACACCAAGGCCTGCGCCAGGGCTCCCTGGGCAGGCGCCGCGAGGGTGACGCTCTTGCCCTGGGTTTCACCACTACGCCGTGCGGCGATCAGGATCTGAATGAACGTCAAATCGACCTCCGAGGCCTCGTCGCAAGCGATGACAAGGCCTTCGCCTGGGCACGATGCCAGCGCTTCCAGCAAGGTGTCGCGAATTTCCTCGGCCTGGGCGATGGTGCACGCGCCAACAAAGCGAACGCGCTTGCCCCGGCCGGCCGGGGGCTCCAAGGGGACCGCTTTCATCAAGGGGGACGCACCGTCCCCTGGGACTGAGGTCATGGCCACGCACTCCCGCTCCGCAAAAACCATTGAGGACAGGCCCCGGGACTGCCCAATAAAAACTTACGGCGGTACCTCCCTCCGTCTTTTAACCACGGAATCCGACGAGGGAGGATATCATCATAACGCTGTAGGCCGGAAGCCCCACCGGGGCGTATGATCGAATTTACTGGCATCGCTTCTGACCGGAAGGGGATGGCGCGTGCGGATTGCGACTTTACCGTCCGTTCCTTAGGGATAACGTTTCAATGTTTTGGATGTCCAGCAAAACCCCCGTAGCCTCTTGGTCATGTGCCAGAAGTGATAATCGCGACAGGAGGGAGGCCGGCACGACAGGGGGCATTTAGGGGTTGAAACAGCAAAAAATTCACACTTACCCCTTTAATTCCCCATATTTTGTTGGAGGATCTCCGGCTTTACGCGTTATTTGTTGATGGTTTTTCTTTAAATGCGTGCCGCTGCTCCTGCCATCGCCCAGGAAAGCCGCCGACTCGAGAAGCGGTTTCCCCTTTGATGGGAAATGCCTTAGGCTCTCCCCGATCCCCTGCCCTGTCCCTTGCCGGATTCCCTTTCTTCCCATGACCGACTTCCCCCCCAAGGCGTCCCCGTCGCGTCCCCCTCGCCGGGGATCCGAGCCCTCTTTGGGACCGGGACTGGCCGAGCGTTGGCCGGTTCTTGTCGTCACGGCGGCCAGCACCGTGTGGCTGAGTGGCTTTGTTGTGTATGTCGTGACGGCGGTCGGGTGGGAGAACGTCCTTCTGTACCAGCCCCTGGAGGTGTCCGGCCTGCTCTCGGGAGCCTTGATGCCGGTTTTGCTGCTGGCCCTGGGGGGCATGGTCGTGGACCGGGGGCAACGCTTCGAGCGCGAAGCCCGGCGCTTGCATGCCACGTTGGAGCAACTGACCTACCCGGGGGAGGGAGCAGTCGGGCGGGTGCGCGACATCACCCAGGCCCTGGAGGCCCAGGCCCGGGTGTTGCACGAGGCCACTGATCACGCCATCCAGCGCGGCGTCGAGATGCGCACGGCGCTGCGCCGCGAGACCGAGGCCCTGGAGGCCGCGGCCGAGCGCCTGGGGACCCAGACCACTCAGGCCGCCACCGGCATCGCCCGGCGGGTCGAGGGGCTCGACACCGCCCAGGCCAAGGCCGTGGAACGGGCCCGCGAGATCGAAACCCTCATGGAGCGGCTGGAAGGGCGCTTCAAGGATACCGTGCGCCAGAGCGCCGAGGAGACACGCCTGTTTCGCGAGGCGCTGGGCGGCGATCTGGAACAGGCCGATCTGCTGATCCGTCACGCCGTCGATCAGACCCGCGCCCTCGAGGCCTTGCGCGAGTCCATCGCCGAGTTGGTGCAAGGAGCCTCGGGCGTGGCCGCCAGCCTGGAGACCCGGGCCAGCACCCTCAAGGACCTGTATGCGGAGCAAAACCAAGCCTTGGGCGCCTTGTCTCGCCAAGGGACGGAGGAGACCCAACGCATCACCGACACCCTGGGCAAGCAGGCCGTGTCCCTGACCCAGGTGATGGAGGGGCTGGTCAGTCGGGTGCGCTTGGCCGACGAGACCCTGGCCATGCGCGGCCGCGATCTTGCCGAAACCTCAGAGGCCGCCCTGGGGCGGCTCAAGGCCGTTGATGGGGTGCTGGCCCGCCATGCCGAGGACCTGAACAAGGTCATCGACGAAAGCCTGGGCCGCCTGGAAGACACCACCGATGCCCTGGGCCAGCGCACCCGCGACCTCGCCGGCGCCGCCAACGAGGCCGGTCGCGGCTTGCGCGCCACCAGCGAGCTGACAGAAAACGCCCTCAAGGCCCTGGGCCTCGCCATGGGCGTGGTGCGCGAGAAGAGTGCCGGTGCCAGCGAGGCCGTGGCCGGCCATGCCCGCGACCTGGATCGCCTCGTGACCCAAACCGCTACCCAGACCGAAACCATTCGCGGCACCTTGAAGGGCCAGACCGAGGACCTCTCGGGGATTGTCTTGCGCATTCGCGAGCAGATTGACCTTGCGTCCCAAGCCATGGGGCGCCAATCGCGCGACCTCAACGAAACCGCCGAGGGCGCCACCCGGGCCATTCGCGAGACCGCCAGCTTGCTGCGCGACAGCGCCGCCGAGATGACCGAGGCCTCGGGCAAGATTTCCGGCGACCTCGAGGGCGTCGTCTCGGCCTTGCGCCAGAGCGCGTTGGAGGTTGGCCTCGCCGGCAAGGGCGCCATCGACGGCCTGCGCGGGGCCGGCCGCAGCTTGATGGATCAAGCCGGGGTGATCAAGGACGCGGGCGGGCTGGCGGCGGCGGCGGTCAGCGAGGCCGAGGGCGTGTTGCGCGCTCAGGCCGCGACCTTGACCACCATCGGTCAAACCGCTTGCCAGACCCTTGAAAACACCGCCTTGCGCGTCGAGGCCGGGAGCGAGCGGGTCACCCAGGTTCTCGACACCTTGGGAGAGACGGTCGGCCAGTCCCTGGGACAGCTTGATGCCCGCGCCCAAGCCCTGGCCGAAACCGCCGAGACGGCCACAGGCCGGGTGGGCACCTTGTCCGAGGCCTTGGGCAAGGCCGGGCTGGCCTTCGAGGAGCGGGTGGGCCGCAGCATGACCCAGGCCGCCCAGGTGGGCGAGCGCCTCCATGCCGTGGTCGAGGAAGTCTCGACCGGGGCCGAGCGGGTGACGGGGGCGGTGCGCGCCGCCGCCGGCGAGTTCCGCCGCGAGATGGGGRCCGGATCGGCCGAGGCGGAAGCGGTGCTTGCCCCCCTGCTCGATACCCTAAAAGCGCTGCGCAGTGAGACCGAACGCCTGGGCGCGGCCGGCGAAGGCGCAGCCCAGGGAACCTTCAAGTCCTTCCGTGCCGCCCTCGCGGCCCTGGCCAAGGAGATCGAGACCCTGGGCGTGCGGGGCCAGACGGCGGCCCAACAAACCCTAACCCCCTTCCAGGCCGCCTTGGCCCAGGCCCGCGACGAAACCGAGCGGCTGGCCCAGATGGGCGCCCAGGCCGCCGAGCGGGCCTTGGGGCCGTTTCGCGAGGTGCTGGCCGGTCTGCACGAGGAAACCAGCGCGCTTGCCACCTTGGGCGAGAGCGCGGCGGAAAACGCCCTGGCCCCGGCCCGCGCCGCCCTCGCCGAACTGGAAGCCGAGACCGAGCGCCTGGGCTCCTTGGGCACCCGGGTGGCCGAGCGCACGTTGACGCCATTTCGGGCCGCCCTCAACGCCATTCGCGAGGAAAGCGAGCGCTTGCCGCAGGTGGGGGCGCGTGCCGCCGACGAGACCTTGGCCCCGTTCAAGGCAGCCCTGGACCGGGTGCGCGAGGAGACCCTGAACGTGGCCGAGACCACCTCGGGGGCGGCGTCCCAGGCCGTGGCCATCGTGCGTGCCGCCCTGGAAACCATGCGGGCCGAGGCCGAGCGCCTGGGCAACGTCGGCGAGGCGGCGGCGCAAGGCGCGCTCAAGCCCTTCCAGGCGGCCCTGGGTGTGCTGGAAGCCGAGATCGAAGGCCTGGGCCCCCGGGCCCTGGCGGCCAGCGACACCGCCCTGACCACCTTCCAGACCACCTTGGGCGAGGTGCGCGAGGACGCCGAGCGTCTGGCCGCCTTTGGCGCCGAGGCGGCCGAGCGGGCCTGGGGGCCGTTTCGCGATGCCCTGGCCAGCTTGCAGGAGGAAACCAACGCCCTGGCCGGCTTGGGCGAGGTGGCAGCCGAAAACGCCTTTGGCCCGACCCGCGCCGCCCTGGCCGAGTTGGAAGCCGAGACCAAGCATCTGGGAAGCCTGGGGGCCCGGGCGGCCGAGCAGACCCTGACCCCGTTCCGCGCGGCGATGGCCTCGTTGCGCGACGAAAGCGAGCGTTTGCCCGGTCTCGGGGTTCGCATCGCCGAGCAAACCCTGGCCCCGGTCCAAAGCGCCTTCGAACGACTGCGCGAGGATGCGGCCCAGATGTCGGACTTTACGGTGGGGGCGGCCGATCACGCGGTCGAGACCGTGCGCGCCGCCGTGGCCAGCCTGCGCGGCGAGGCCGAGCAGGTGCCCCGGGTGGGCGACCAGTTGGCCGAGCGCTTGCTGCGGCCCTTCCAGGCAGCCCTGGCCGAGTTGCGACGCGAGACCGAGGCCCTGGCCGCCTTTGGCGGACAAACCGCCGAGCAGGTGCTAGAGCCCATGCGCGGGGCCCTGGAGAGCGTGCATCAGGAAATCGAGACCCTGGGGCGGTTGGGACCGATGGCCGCGGAACTGTCGTTGTCGTCGTTCCGCGAG is a window of Pararhodospirillum photometricum DSM 122 DNA encoding:
- a CDS encoding HAMP domain-containing methyl-accepting chemotaxis protein, giving the protein MRITIKAKLAASFALVIVLAGISSLLGLSAMEGMNSRTVFIVENAAEKAVLSLEAEADFLALTRAVRNALLSNDEDEIHRFQQELEDRLKDMRTHVEGIRPLIVTEEGRKALVAIETLLEQYEDMAEKILDFALQNSDYRAGRLLATRGRELSGQLSETLEGMIKSAQLRGNTDVALTLYHLLDDFRMLKDQDQSVTISRDDKAIQAFNAEAERLGGSLKESLAALEKIPGLLDQPEGRALRQLVSAYWNFSVEVRTLGGQKSMDRAYALLSTEGMRLGRAIEEPIQALVSLARNQMAQEMKSNFQAYDTMMVVLVSILGATIVVSAGVAFWMASSIGRGLGKVVGLAHAVAHGDLEQTLEVNSNDEIKDLVVSLNAMTANLRTMVSEALKASAQVAAGSQQLSSTSEQMAQGATEQASAAEEASSSMEEMVSTIKQSADNATETERIARQSAVDADTSGQAVSKAVEAMQTIAQKINIVQEIARQTDLLALNAAIEAARAGEHGKGFAVVASEVRKLAERSQAAASEIMTLSSDTLAISAEAGQMLTKLVPAIKRTAELVEEISAAAREQNVGAEQINTAIRQLDQVTQQNASASEEMSATSEELAAQAEQLETSMAFFRISHETLGGSVRSRTSVATARKTGRATRETPERAAKAKVTASREITAPKGVRLSLDAGDTEDEHYERY
- a CDS encoding HAMP domain-containing methyl-accepting chemotaxis protein, which translates into the protein MRITIKLKLAAAFALIIVLAGVSSIFGLSSMAGMNNRTTFIIENAAEKAMRTLEIQSLFFQTARALRNVLITNDESEMLRFKDEVETKIVAIEAKLDSIRPLIISPEGRKAITSIEAAIVEYKAMTNKVIGLSLENSNFKASQLIKARGNDLFAQVSGALNTLIKNAESRGNSQGALVLTSILAQLNHLQVLERSIILSPNEREMEGLNAEANALLAGFKEFVLEIEQVASSTDQGDVRVLRAALPAYAAFSQEVRALASLNTNDKAFTLLTTDGQRLGNAVEVPINDLVTVSRSQMTGEMENNVEAYNLTTVVMITILVATIVISLSVATWIALSISRGLSKAVGLANAVALGDLSQTIHVTTNDEIKDVVSALNGMTANLNAVAQVADEIARGNLTVNAQRLSDRDVLGIALETMLERLRTVVTEALTAAGQVSSGSQQLSSTSEQMAQGATEQASAAEEASSSMEEMVSTIKQSSDNASETEKIARQSASDAELSGQSVTKAVEAMRTIAQKINIVQEIARQTDLLALNAAIEAARAGEHGKGFAVVASEVRKLAERSQAAASEIMVLSSDTLAISAEAGQMLTKLVPDIRRTADLVEEISAAAREQNVGAEQINTAIRQLDQVTQQNASASEQMSATSEELAAQAEQLEATMAFFRIGDEGARSVRRAQKAPARKPKISHLGQDKAAKPAAAKENVPTNAKGFVLALDDSDTEDEHYQRY
- a CDS encoding chemotaxis protein CheW — translated: MTGPSSSLPVPQGGRAVVASGTGSGQTTSVLSMALAGNVFALDAGIVLEILDVVALTEVPNSSTFIKGLLNVRGKVVPVVDLKVRLGLSGRDEITLDSRIVVLSIRLDGEETLVGILADKVFGVMEIDFSTLEDAPSVGIVWRSEFIRGIGKSEQGFIVILDMDRVFASPDRAAS
- a CDS encoding chemotaxis protein CheA, whose protein sequence is MNAGPSSHAEVYLAEAEDLLADMETGLLDLETNPDAPDQINRVFRALHTIKGSGAVFGFTQVADFTHHVETAFQRARDGEIPVSPGLLEVTLAALDHIRDLLAGQENKERERDLLARLATHVPQTKKDKGPSASPPPPPSDEGPRHWRIRLKLAPQVMAFGTNCLRLLDELRALGETVVVALPEAIPPLEHLDPVACYMEWDIVLTTNEPRSALDDVFLFVADDATISIEPLVVEAGPKRLGEILVARGDVDKEHLEAALVQQRPVGELLIQAGQVSPEKVVSALVEQAKGREDTRAAAQADSGHGSLRVQAERLDSLMDQVGELVIAQARLRQLVARSEDLNLRAVAEEIERLSSDLRETTMSIRMVPIGTLFGRFRRVVRDVSRSLGKMVELTMDGEESELDKTVIERLNDPLVHLVRNCIDHGLEAADERRRVGKPEVGSIHLSAVHSGAQVLISITDDGRGMNRAAIRAKAEERGLLAPDTQISDSDLLAFVFHPGFSTAREVSAVSGRGVGMDVVKRTIDALRGTIEVRSTPGQGTVILLKLPLTLAIIDGLLVRVGRGLYVLPLSTVEECVELSVDAHDNDGGCDFLNIRGALVPFLRLRERFRVGTPPDPYPKVVVVSSGTARIGLVVDQVVGQHQTVIKSLGKLLADVREFSGATILGDGTVALIMDVPRLIEMGQGVGEDRRLALGETR
- a CDS encoding response regulator, yielding MGKTILTVDDSASIRQMVAFTLESAGYQVKTAVDGKDALDKLGAGGADMIITDLNMPNMDGLQLITEVRKLPSHKFSPIIFLTTESEESKKAQAKAAGASGWIVKPFQQDQLLAVVKKFLG
- a CDS encoding STAS domain-containing protein; translation: MTSVPGDGASPLMKAVPLEPPAGRGKRVRFVGACTIAQAEEIRDTLLEALASCPGEGLVIACDEASEVDLTFIQILIAARRSGETQGKSVTLAAPAQGALAQALVSAGLAHPGGVALGWVNPFWAGE